The DNA segment TTTCCCTTTCTGTCTCCTGCGTCGACGCCCCCTCCTGGCTTGAATCTGTCAATccaaggctgaatgatggcatcGGCAGATCTGTTTTAGGAACATAGCTTGCTGTCCGTGCCATCATCAACAGGGCAGCAGCTTCCTCGGCGTCTGGATGACTGCATCATTATGTATAAGAAAGAGAGTAAGAATATACAGATGACAAGCAAAGATTGATTCTAGTCTAATTAACTTACATTTTTGTTGGAGCTGGGGGAAGCTTGGGTGTTGTTTCTTGATGTTGTTTGGGGGTTTCAGGAGTGCTGCACAGTTCCACAAAATCGATCAGGAAGAGTATACACCCAAACTCAtagcaaatatacacccaaaccctaaataaatatacacccaatactATTTTCTTACGTTTCTCTAGCCCCTTCAATCTGTAGCATAGGGGTTGGTTCGGAATCTGTCTCAGTGGTTGTTTGCTGGGATGGCGGCACAAAAAATTGGATCGGGACtctaaacaagaataaaaatgaaaggttaacaacgtatttgaaaataataaggttataaggttgaaatattCTTGGATAACTCACATTGCAAGCGCTTCCGACGGCGTTTGTTCCCTAACAACCATCACATTCGAATCATCCAGAGtcaacctaaaatacacccaaagaaggtCAACAAATACACCcgaacaattcaaaaagaagacggactttgttttttgagaacttacatacttgcagtttttgcttttttttgctgccttttttttcttgaataaaataataaagggcttttttttctaaaaaaaatatatacagaattagaagtagaagttattagaagaagaaaagtaacggttatttgaaagagaaattacatgctctGAGATGGCTGGTTTACACTGCTCTGTTCTGTGCGTCTCTGAGAGGAAGTATCATCACTTCCCAAGTTGACAGCCGGTAGTCTAAACAGATTTCATGTTATTCAAAACAAATATACATCCAACTTAGTTATAAAGATACACCCAACTTGATGCACAGAATACACCTATATTGTTTCACAGAATTCATCCAAATCACGATAACaagaatttattaaataataaagcttCTTACGTTTCAGAGGACACATAGCGACCTTCTGTCGATCGCAGGTCAGCCTGGTTGTCCCTGCGAAACAAGATACAATTATTAGcaaacaaaagacaccaaaatcTCAAATACACAGCCCAGCAAGACATACCCCTCTGCAGCAGATTTACGAACGTTTTCCCCTAGCCATTCATCGAGTTCGTCACTCGATATTTCATATGTCTCACTACATTCATAAAATAAGACGTTAACAAAGATAATTACGATGATAGACCGTAGGATAGTTTACGAGGTACTGTACCCGTCAAAGTATTGATCTTCTTCAGGAGGTGAATCCTCCACaactacttttttctttttttgtggtgttctgggtggaaaaaaaaaacaataccaatcagaaataaaaaattaattttatcacagaaTATTAATGAAAGAAGTGCTTACTCTTTTGgagttgtttttgtttctttcttttccttctccttctccgcaGGAGATGATTCTTCGCTCCTATAAGTCAATAAAAGACACCTCAGTTAATACACGAAATCTTTATAACGaagccaaaagaaaggagtaataatttcaggacatTACTCGTCACTTGATTCAGATTCAGATTCTGAATCAGAATCTGACTCCTCTTCcttctgctttctttttcttgagtccATTCTACAGTCAAACAATCATCATTttcaacatattaaaaatacacccaattcAATTCACGAGACACACCCAACTGAGtatacaatatacacccaacgcaGCAAACGAAACACACCCTGCTTAATAAACTACATACACCCAACGTGGacaaacaaaatacacccaaacccATTAAGGAAATTACACCCAAGTATGGTacttactttttcccctttttgccGGGGTGTTTAATTCCCGAATCCTCCGAGTCTTCTTGACctcagactcagaggtagaagtGTCACTCTCGGTAGTTTCTGTCTCCGAAGACGATGTTGAGCTCgccttcctttttttgttttttttatttcctgttctttttgttttttttctttttttctcattttttcttttgtctctGCCAAATTCAGAATCCCCTGAAACatgagatattttagttagcacCATTCGGGTAAATAAAGTACACCAACTTATTATGATTACTCACCAAAgtttcctctctctcttcattcATTCTTTTCACCAACTGCTCCTTAGTCCAGTTGGCAATCCATGGCTTTGGTGGTCTTTCACCCCTGTTGTTGCGTTTGTTTTTTGAAAGGTGAAAGTAGATTATCATGAGGGCGAAGAGGCAGCCATTGattgccttcttcttcttctcctggtAGTCTGTTATGCCCCTGATCATGAAGGTCAAGACATGCCCCACCCAGTTTCTGTCCTCTATGCCCTCCATCTCAAAAATCGGGACCAGGTGCACCGGCGATATTTTGTTTATCGTCGTTGGCAAAAGGAACGCCATCTGTATGTAGAGGATGAATATCCTCTTGAACATCAGGCGTTCCTCTTCGTTGCCAACGCCGATTTGCATCATATCATTGGTAAGACTTTTGAGGGTCTTACCTTGGaatcttttataaattattttgtcagATTCAGAAAGTTTCTTGTAGTCAACTTTCTCaggaaatagatctcctacaaaaagaaaaacaacaaagcaTCCAAGTCAGTTCAGATACACCCAAGCATCAGGTTAATATACACCCAAGCAACAACTTAATATACATCTATAATTTTGAGCTAATTACCTGTTGCATTGATGCCAAGCGCATCACCTATTTTTTTTGGGGTTATATGGAAAGAACCATATCCTGTCCTCAGTTTGTTCTCCCCAATTTTGAAGTTTTTTGCCAACTCTCTCAAGAGTTGGTGATTCACCCTCAGTGGTGGGATGTGCATCAACCCACCGAATCCAAGATCCCTCACAATCGCCTTCTTCTCCTCAGTCATGTTTCTGAACTTATCATTCAGGAGATGTGTGGCACATTTCAGGTCTTTAGTTTGGTTTTGCCATTTTCTCTGaaactaaaaatacacccaaaggcatcagtaatatacacccatatatatatgactcagatacacccattgataacaattaagatacacccattgataacagtaaGATACAGCCATATATATGAGTCAAGACTGCCAGATATTCGCAAGATACACCCATTCATAACagtgagatacacccatagatattattcagatacacccaacaagatatcagtcagatatcactcaaccATGCTTCAATATCAAGCCACATTACAAGGTTAAGCAGTATACACCCAACagtgagatacacccatagatattattcagatacacccaacaatgtcaaacaatatacacccattcattacagtgagatacacccatagatattattCAGATACATACATATAGATATCAGACAGATATCACTCAGCCATGCTTCAATATAAAGCCACATTACAAGGTTAAGCAGTTTACACCCCCGAATCTACGGAATAAACccccaaaaatcaacaaaaatagcaGGAGAACTTAGAATAACAATGTAAACGACGTAGAACTTAGAAGAACGACGTATAACTCAGAAGAACGACGTATAACAAAGAAGCAACAGTAACAGTAAACCCTAGCAGAACGACGTAGAAGAAAAGTGAAATATACAGTATTTTAATGCACTTACGTTGAGTATTCTTCGTGTGttttttcttcagattctttttCACAGAGAGGTTGATGCTGTTTCGATGAAGTTTTCGAACTAcgatttgtatattttgaaagTTGATTTTCGCTCGAAAATGAGAGGGTTTCGTTGTTTTGAAAGTGCCTTGAGaaatggaagaagtggaagaagtggaagagtctcCCATACGTAACCGTTCGAATGCTCAGCGCGTGAGTTGGACGCGGCATCTTATCTCTCTTTCATGCGCGTGTTTCGTGTTTGGGCTGGGCCAACTTGGTTGCTTGTatgcttgtatgtgtagcagacccgatatttttaatattaatttggtTATAAcactttttttcaaataaatttaaagtttatttaaaaaacaaattaaatgatattaaatattaaaatattttttatttttgggagTGGAAAAAAAATAGGTAAACCTCACCAGTTATGATCAAAATGACGTTAAtctaattttgattaatttttaaaatttatgatgtATTTATATTAGTCTTTAAAAACAATAACTTATCCTTTAGAATGAGaataatttgaataatattattcttagttGGAGTTTTAGATAAAGAGATTCTatgttactttatttttttgtgttatgtAAGGAGAGATTgacatgttttatttttttatcagatTAATTTAAGTTTGTGGGAGTCAGTTGCTATTTTTAAAGGGAGACCAAGAATATCTCATTTAATGTTTGCAGATGACTTGTTTCTATTCTGTAAAACTACAAAGAAATAAGTGCAAAATGTGATGTTAATTTTAAAGACTTTTTGCAAAGCATCTGGGATGAAGATTAATGTGAAAAAAGTCTAAAGCGCTTTGCTCCAAGAATATCTCTGCAACAAAGAAAGAGGTTTTCACTGGGGTATACTCTATCAGATTTGTTCAGGACTTGGGCAAGTATCTTGGAGTTACCCTTAGCCATTCTAAGGTGACTCGTTCAGCTTTCAATGGTGTCCTGTATAAGATTTGGAGTAGACTAGCAACGTGGAAAGGGAGTTTACTCAATCGGGTTGGTAGACTCTACTTAGTTAATTCTGTTGCAGCTGCTATTCTTACATACCAGATGCATGTCTCTATTTTTTCCAAATGAATCATTAGTAAATTGGAGTTTATGATGAAGAATTTTCTTTGGAAATGATAAGttgatagaagagaattgaatctTGTTAGTTGGAAGCTATTGGTTACTCCAAAAAAATATGGAGGTTTGGGAATTAGAGATCTTTATTGTGTGAATATTGCTCTTCTTAGGAAGCTAGTTTGGACTTTTTTTCAGCAGTCAAACAAGTTATGGGTCCAATTGTTGGATGCCAAATATCGATAATCTTTATATGACTATTTTAGTTGCCCTAAGAACAATGACTCTCCTATTTGGAGGAGTCTTTGCAAGGCTTGAAAAGTGTTGAATGATAGGTTTTTTTTGGTGTATTGGAGATTTGAActagaattttttgttttttaactgGAGGAGAGAAGGACGGTTATCTAATGAGATGGATTATGTTCACATTTTTTGTTCGAATCTCCGGATACAGGATATTTGTTCGGTTGGTAGGTGGCATTTGAATACTCTTTATTCTCATTTATCTCAAAATTTAAAAGGTAATATCTTCTCTTACAATCTAAATGTGCAAGTAGGTTCGGAAGTGAGTTGGTATTAGTTTGAGTCTGCTGCCAAAGTCTATGACTCAAGTAATGGTTACTTGTGGTTGTGTAAGCAGCTGTTTGGTTGGGAGGAGCGGGAAAATTGGCTTTAGCTTTGGCGCCAGCTTGTTCCAGAAAAGCACAATTTTTTTGCTTGGCTGTGTTTTAAGGAGGTTCTTCCTACTGTAAGTTTTTACTTCAGAAGAGGGATGTCATCATCGGATAGGTGCCCAAGATGTTTTTCTAGCCAATAATCggttttacattgtattcgAAATTGTCCAAAAACTCAGCTTGTATAGCATATAGATTGGATATTTCTTGTCAtcctttggatttgaagaactGGTTCTTGTATCATAGCGGAGAGTATCCGTTCAAGTTTTTTTTCGAGACTTTGGTGGATATGGCGAGCAAGGAATAATGACATCTTTAATCCTCATGAAACTTGGTCTCCGAAAAAAGTGTTTTGTCTGGCATTAACTTAAGAAAAAGagtttaggaatatttttttaattacagcATATGTCCATTCCTTCTACTCTAAATAGTTTTTGGAATCCCCATCCACTTgtacttttaagattaattgtgatgttAGTTATCCTAGTTCGGACGATagtgttggttttgcttgtgttattaGAGATTGTAATGAGAGTTTACAAAGCAGGTATTTGGGAATGATTAAGAGTAATAGTATTTTCAAGGGAAATTATTTGCTATTtggaaaaaatatcttttagctTGGGATGTGAGTCaacgagatgttatttgtgGGACGAATTGTGTGGATTGTGGAAGCGTTTAATCTTGTTACTAATCACCAAGATTATTTTGGATTTATTGATTCATTGGTgctcaaaataagagatatcatACATTAGAATTGACGTGTTGACTTTCGTTTGATTATGAGATATACAAATACGATGGCAGACACTATGACAAAGATGGCGATGAAATCACAACTTTCTCATGTGGAGCTTCCTTCACCTTGGGAGaagtttaagagtagtcttatacGGAACTGTCCCTATATTTAAGtagttattttgttttatttattttatttttctttgtttagtttatttaagttaaaaaaagacaacaacttattaaaaaaacaatGTGCACACACAAATTGTTGTAttctatatttaataaaataattaatgataaaaaattattttttacaatcaaataaatatcaaagaataatcaaatttttttataatagttaaataaaatttattcataaataTTAATATGTTTTCAAATGATAATttggtttttagaaattatttgattttttatttaaagataataCTACTAAATACTAACaggttattttttgtttaaataataattattaaaaaaataacttactTGTGTTTAACTCCTTATTCAAAAAAATGTGAAATCATAACAACATTATTCGAGTTGTATTCAATATTTATCGTTTTACTTTTCTAATGGAAATGGCATTCTTTTgaatgttttaacttttaaccatGGTTGTcctaattaagaaaaaatatcaaaattttaaaattgaacatATATTCCAAATAGCAATAGCCTTCAATTTTATACAGTTAGCCATGTGATATATACTGTCATGTATCACAGTATTATGTCATGTATAACAGTATTAAGTTATTTCACTATCTTATTCTCACagatttttattctaaaatattgaAATCATTATAAACTATAAGTATATTATATTCCACTGGCTCATGACAATTAGTATATTATAAGCTTAATTATGTTATTGTTTTTACAATTCTATTAAtgttttaattaaatctttataatttgaaaattagtttaattttaatttattaatagtgTAATATTTTACACAATCGTATAATCACATCCGTTcttttagataattattcacGCAATTAGTgtgaaaaatagttatttttactaTCTACTATTGCATAATTGAATATacgtgtaaaattattttacactaacagtatattaaaattagtcaatgagttataactcaaatgccATAATTTTTCATACTCATTTAAGAAGTCGCGTGTTCTAGTTTTCCTGTCTTTAGTAAATATATTGAACTCGATTATATATATGTCTCTTGTAAATCATTTCTATATATAATGATTTAACAATAGGTGTGCACActatagattaaaaaaaaacataaatcatTCTAACCCAAAATAATTTAAGATAACAGATGCTTATATAAATTGTTCTAAGGCACAAGCctgcataaataataaaaactacaaataacacaaaaaaaaatttattataagcacttttataaatttaaaagatttttgcTATGTTTATACAACTTACATCAAGTACAAGTAAAATAATGAGTacaactaaaaattttataatcattataattaagcagtttgataaaaaaaaatttaaaatttttattatatgtatttgTTTNNNNNNNNNNNNNNNNNNNNNNNNNNNNNNNNNATTATAAGcactttacaaaatttaaaattttttattatataaataaaataacgtgatttaattaacatatatttttaactcTCGTCTCTAAATAGTAAATCCTAAACtatttaataacaaatataGGGCTATAAAtaacatattatatttttataaagttgaaaacatttattttgtatatgtaaTTTGTTTCCttatatgtaattatataaAGATTTAAAG comes from the Arachis duranensis cultivar V14167 chromosome 7, aradu.V14167.gnm2.J7QH, whole genome shotgun sequence genome and includes:
- the LOC110273640 gene encoding uncharacterized protein LOC110273640 is translated as MDSRKRKQKEEESDSDSESESESSDESEESSPAEKEKEKKETKTTPKETPQKKKKVVVEDSPPEEDQYFDGETYEISSDELDEWLGENVRKSAAEGDNQADLRSTEGRYVSSETLPAVNLGSDDTSSQRRTEQSSVNQPSQSMLTLDDSNVMVVREQTPSEALAIVPIQFFVPPSQQTTTETDSEPTPMLQIEGARETTPETPKQHQETTPKLPPAPTKIHPDAEEAAALLMMARTASYVPKTDLPMPSFSLGLTDSSQEGASTQETEREKSPEAATMLEQLDSLVQKLASSTSKGKDESPQIRRETGGQSSAKIETPGGTNQFPDDMKEKCYIWGTRVKEDAKGNTNEFEEICTLTGQGQYILMRTHLASLEANSDIESQSMALSDHPKGEFISPKTNKEFSVEAYPNFIPFIDRRKLSSHPYIK